CATCGTCTCCAACCACCGCAGCTACTTCGACTTCGTGGCCCTAGGCCTGCCCGTCCTCGGCGCCGGCCGCAACCTCCGCTTCCTCGGGAAGAAGGAGGTGTTCGACGCCCCCGTGGTCGGAGCCCTGGCGCGCGCCGCCGGCGGGATCCGCGTCGACCGCGGCACCGGATCGGCCGAGCCCCTCCGCGCCGCCGCCGACGCCATCGCCGCCGGAGAGCTGGTGGCCATCCTCCCCCAGGGCACCATCCCGCGGGGCGCGAAGTTCTTCGACCCGCAGCTGGAGGGCAAGACCGGCGCCGCCCGCCTGGCCGCCATGACCGGCGCCCCGGTGATCCCGTTCGGGCTGTGGGGGACCGAGCACGTGTGGCCCCGGCGCTCCCGGGTCCCGCTGGTCCAGAACGTGGTCAACCCGCCGAAGGTGCGGGTCCGGGTCGGTGCCGCCGTGGACCTGCCGGGCGAGGACCCCCACGCCGACACCGAGCGGATCATGGACGCCATCGTGGCCCTGCTTCCCCCCGAGGCCCGGCGCCGGCGCCGGCCCACCCCGGAGCAGATCGCCCTGGCCACCCCGGCCGGGCACGCCGTCGAGGCCTGAGCCTGACCGCCCTCCCGCTGCGCACCCGGGTGGCGGCGCGCCTCGGCCCCGCCGTGGGCGGGCTGTCCCGGCGCCTCGGTGCCGGTGGCGGCGGGGTCATCGGGGGGCGGGTGACCCTGGCCCTCGACCCCTCGGCCCTGCCCCGCCTGGCGGCCGGGCGCCGCAGCGCCCTCGTCAGCGGGACCAACGGCAAGACCACCACCACCCGCCTCCTGGCCCGGGCCCTCGAGACCGCCGGCCCGGTCGTCACCAACGCCGGCGGGGCCAACCTCCCCTACGGGCTGGTGGCCGCCCTCTCCGCCGCCCCGCCCGACGCGTCCCGCGCCGCCCTCGAGGTCGACGAGGCCTACCTCGGCCGGGTGGCCGACGCCGTCCACCCCGAGGCGGTCGTCCTCCTCAACCTGAGCCGCGACCAGCTCGACCGCATCAACGAGGTGCGCATGCTGGCCGGGCGCTGGCGCACCGCCGTCTCGGCCCTGGCCCCCTCCACCGCCGTGGTGGCCAACGCCGACGACCCCATGGTCGTGTGGGGCGCCCAGCCCGCCCGCCGCGTCATCT
This genomic window from Acidimicrobiales bacterium contains:
- a CDS encoding lysophospholipid acyltransferase family protein — encoded protein: GTELMDVVRWLSHPSLVPFARFDFSGTEHIPREGPGIIVSNHRSYFDFVALGLPVLGAGRNLRFLGKKEVFDAPVVGALARAAGGIRVDRGTGSAEPLRAAADAIAAGELVAILPQGTIPRGAKFFDPQLEGKTGAARLAAMTGAPVIPFGLWGTEHVWPRRSRVPLVQNVVNPPKVRVRVGAAVDLPGEDPHADTERIMDAIVALLPPEARRRRRPTPEQIALATPAGHAVEA